From one Simplicispira suum genomic stretch:
- a CDS encoding cation:proton antiporter codes for MDFLPTWPFSVNTLFFFGFLLFSGALGGYFAHRWRWLPSITGFMVVGFVAGPNVLGVISEVGLAQSRIVVDVALALILYRLGLSIDTKRIKQDHQVVLVSLAESALTFAAVYFGLGLVGVSGLAAAVISTIAISSSPAVLIHVAHELDASGPVTERAMLLVALNNVIAFIAFAAVLPALYGEAQAPLAVMVGAPLYQVLGSGALGLAMGGLLHLAARKTKVAEQYRLALVIGAVMMTVGAALAFKLSALFAPLVLGMVVRSMERAKLVASINFGPAFELFFIVLFVYAGANLHVAEIVDYWPAVLVFLGARAAAKWLGVGGAALLLGASPRQAGSTGLLLLPMAGLAIGLVNTTLSLFPEKGAVIGSIVLAAVALLETVGPPIAVRALRWSGDKLNENGMERGNGAGAKSVPGKPASEAPAPLQPPAVPGA; via the coding sequence ATGGATTTTTTGCCCACGTGGCCGTTTTCGGTCAACACCCTGTTCTTTTTTGGTTTTCTGCTTTTTTCCGGTGCACTGGGGGGCTATTTTGCGCACCGCTGGCGCTGGCTGCCCAGCATCACCGGTTTCATGGTGGTGGGTTTCGTCGCCGGTCCGAATGTGCTGGGCGTCATCAGTGAGGTCGGCCTGGCGCAATCGCGCATCGTGGTGGATGTGGCGCTCGCACTCATCCTGTACCGGCTCGGGCTGTCCATCGACACCAAACGCATCAAACAAGACCACCAAGTGGTACTGGTGTCTCTGGCCGAGAGCGCACTGACCTTTGCGGCGGTGTATTTTGGACTGGGACTGGTCGGCGTTTCGGGCCTTGCGGCAGCGGTGATCAGCACCATTGCCATTTCGTCTTCGCCCGCCGTGCTGATTCACGTGGCGCACGAGCTTGACGCCTCTGGCCCCGTGACCGAACGCGCCATGCTGCTGGTGGCGCTGAACAACGTGATTGCTTTTATCGCCTTTGCTGCTGTCTTGCCCGCGCTCTACGGGGAAGCTCAGGCGCCGCTGGCCGTGATGGTGGGAGCGCCGCTCTATCAGGTGCTGGGTTCTGGCGCGCTGGGTTTGGCCATGGGCGGTCTGCTGCATCTGGCGGCGCGAAAAACCAAGGTAGCCGAGCAGTATCGGCTGGCGCTGGTGATCGGCGCGGTCATGATGACCGTGGGCGCCGCACTGGCGTTCAAACTCTCGGCCCTGTTTGCGCCGCTGGTTCTGGGCATGGTGGTACGCAGCATGGAGCGCGCCAAGTTGGTCGCCAGCATCAATTTCGGTCCTGCGTTCGAATTGTTCTTCATCGTGCTCTTCGTCTATGCCGGCGCCAACCTGCACGTTGCCGAAATCGTCGATTACTGGCCGGCCGTTCTGGTGTTCCTGGGAGCCCGTGCGGCGGCGAAGTGGCTGGGTGTAGGCGGCGCGGCGCTGCTGCTGGGCGCCTCGCCGCGCCAGGCCGGCAGCACCGGCCTTTTGTTGCTTCCCATGGCAGGCCTGGCCATCGGTCTGGTGAACACCACCCTGAGCCTGTTTCCAGAGAAAGGTGCCGTGATCGGTTCCATCGTCCTGGCTGCAGTGGCCCTTTTGGAGACGGTCGGTCCCCCCATTGCGGTACGTGCGCTGCGATGGTCGGGCGACAAACTCAACGAAAATGGCATGGAGCGCGGGAACGGCGCCGGGGCAAAGTCTGTTCCGGGCAAGCCAGCGTCCGAAGCACCGGCACCACTTCAGCCGCCCGCTGTGCCAGGCGCCTGA
- a CDS encoding cation:proton antiporter, with protein sequence MNELMNFWAQWLRPSAGLPTVQWSLLLAVAAIAGHLLQRHVGLPKVVGYTLVGTLAGLAGFSGAPWPLQGISLFLLELGLAVVLFEAGGRIPLRWFRHNPMVLVQSIAESALTYFAVYWTLAWLGLERQVAGPLALVALAASPSVLTRVVADNRAAGPVTERAIVLSTLSTLYALTLGSARAELMNRSSITFSDTVSPVMVVLGVSIVVAAALALALRTALRFMAPTSENTSIMLLTLVAAATAVAAHMGGSAPLAALLGAMLLKQFNPRPWAWPRQLGNASALLTMLMFVLVSTVAAQADWSGRVAGLVLALIAVRLVAKVVGVALGNVGSGASWRQALLVASAMTPMSSIALLIASQFVVASPQTGPLIAQIALPAILLMEVAGAVIATLAIYRAGESSKPWAPLTTRESAGENHGS encoded by the coding sequence ATGAATGAACTCATGAACTTTTGGGCGCAGTGGTTGCGTCCCTCGGCTGGCCTGCCCACCGTGCAGTGGTCGCTGTTGTTGGCGGTGGCCGCCATCGCCGGGCACTTGCTGCAGCGCCACGTGGGTCTGCCCAAGGTGGTGGGCTACACGCTGGTTGGCACGCTGGCCGGACTGGCTGGTTTCAGCGGTGCTCCCTGGCCGCTGCAGGGCATCAGCCTGTTCTTGCTGGAACTGGGCCTGGCTGTGGTGCTGTTCGAAGCGGGTGGCCGCATTCCGCTTCGCTGGTTCCGCCACAATCCCATGGTGCTGGTGCAGAGCATTGCCGAATCGGCACTGACTTATTTCGCGGTGTACTGGACGCTGGCCTGGCTGGGATTGGAGCGCCAGGTGGCAGGTCCGCTGGCTCTGGTGGCGCTGGCGGCGTCGCCTTCGGTCTTGACGCGCGTCGTGGCGGACAACCGCGCAGCGGGCCCGGTGACCGAGCGCGCCATCGTGCTCTCCACACTGTCCACACTGTACGCGCTGACGCTGGGCAGTGCCCGCGCCGAGCTGATGAACCGCTCCAGCATCACCTTCAGTGACACCGTGTCCCCGGTCATGGTGGTGCTGGGGGTATCCATCGTGGTCGCCGCCGCGCTGGCGCTGGCGCTGCGCACGGCGCTGCGCTTCATGGCCCCGACGAGTGAGAACACTTCCATCATGCTGCTCACCTTGGTGGCCGCGGCCACCGCCGTTGCGGCGCACATGGGGGGCTCGGCGCCTTTGGCGGCGCTATTGGGCGCCATGCTGCTCAAGCAGTTCAACCCCAGACCCTGGGCCTGGCCCCGGCAGCTGGGCAATGCCTCGGCCCTCCTGACCATGCTGATGTTCGTTCTCGTCTCCACCGTGGCTGCGCAGGCCGACTGGAGCGGGCGCGTCGCCGGCCTGGTTCTGGCCTTGATCGCAGTGCGATTGGTGGCCAAGGTAGTGGGCGTGGCTCTGGGCAATGTGGGCAGCGGCGCCAGTTGGCGGCAGGCTTTGCTGGTGGCCAGCGCGATGACGCCGATGTCGTCCATCGCCCTGCTGATCGCCTCGCAGTTTGTCGTCGCCTCGCCGCAGACCGGACCGCTGATCGCACAGATTGCGCTGCCCGCCATCTTGCTGATGGAGGTGGCGGGGGCCGTGATTGCCACGCTGGCCATTTACCGGGCCGGCGAGAGCTCCAAGCCCTGGGCGCCCCTCACCACACGCGAAAGCGCTGGAGAAAACCATGGGTCTTGA
- a CDS encoding YbdK family carboxylate-amine ligase: protein MGLETFNHSEPLTLGVELELQLVNTHDYDLAPYAEDMLRLMEKHPLPGSVVPEMTSGMIEVSTGICHSSSEVLGQLTQIRDALVKCADKLNIAVVGGGTHPFQQWHERRIYDKPRFRELSDLYGYLSKQFTIFGQHVHIGCPDADSALLMLHRMSRFIPHFIALSASSPYIQGQDTAFDSARLNSVFAFPLSGRAPMALTWRDFEVYFDKMTHTGVVRSMKDFYWDIRPKPEFGTIEIRVFDTPLTIERAAALSGFVQSLGAWFLADQPFMPQEDDYLVYTYNRFQACRFGMDAVYVDPATGGHMPLREHIMRTIDQIAGHAAAHGATGALHLLRSEAAAGQNDARWFRERQREEQLLAEVTRQAAQRFRGRD, encoded by the coding sequence ATGGGTCTTGAAACCTTCAACCATTCGGAGCCGCTGACCCTGGGAGTGGAACTGGAATTGCAGCTCGTCAATACCCACGACTACGACCTGGCGCCCTACGCCGAGGACATGCTGCGCCTGATGGAAAAACACCCGCTGCCGGGCAGCGTGGTACCCGAGATGACCAGCGGCATGATCGAAGTTTCCACCGGTATCTGTCATTCCAGCAGCGAGGTGCTGGGGCAGCTGACGCAGATTCGCGATGCCTTGGTCAAATGCGCCGACAAGCTCAATATTGCCGTGGTTGGCGGCGGTACGCACCCGTTCCAGCAATGGCACGAGCGCCGCATCTACGACAAGCCGCGCTTTCGCGAACTCTCTGACCTGTACGGCTACCTGTCCAAGCAGTTCACCATCTTTGGCCAGCATGTGCACATTGGCTGCCCCGACGCCGATTCCGCCCTGCTCATGCTGCACCGCATGTCACGCTTCATTCCGCACTTCATTGCGCTCTCGGCGTCTAGCCCTTATATCCAGGGGCAGGACACGGCCTTTGACTCGGCACGGCTCAATTCGGTATTTGCCTTTCCGCTTTCGGGCCGCGCGCCCATGGCACTGACCTGGCGGGATTTTGAGGTCTATTTCGACAAGATGACGCACACCGGTGTGGTCCGCAGCATGAAGGACTTTTACTGGGACATTCGCCCCAAACCCGAATTTGGCACCATCGAAATTCGCGTTTTTGACACCCCGCTGACCATTGAGCGCGCCGCCGCATTGTCGGGATTCGTTCAGTCGCTCGGCGCCTGGTTTTTGGCGGATCAGCCTTTCATGCCTCAGGAAGACGATTACCTCGTCTACACCTACAACCGCTTTCAGGCCTGCCGGTTCGGGATGGACGCGGTCTACGTAGACCCGGCCACGGGCGGCCACATGCCGCTGCGCGAGCACATCATGCGCACCATTGATCAGATTGCGGGCCATGCCGCGGCACACGGCGCCACGGGCGCCCTGCATCTGCTGCGCAGCGAAGCCGCCGCAGGGCAGAATGACGCGCGCTGGTTTCGCGAACGCCAGCGCGAAGAGCAGTTGCTGGCCGAAGTCACGCGCCAGGCGGCGCAGCGGTTTCGAGGCAGGGATTGA
- the thiL gene encoding thiamine-phosphate kinase: MGEFDLIARHFKRPVRRAALGVGDDCALLAPRPGMQLAVSSDMLVEGRHFFAGVDPDALGHKALAVNLSDLAACGAEPLAFTLALALPSADDAWLAAFARGLYGLADAHGCELVGGDTTRGPLNICITVFGEVPTGQALLRSGAQAGDDLYVSGTLGDARLALEALQGRVALPPALLAAARQRLERPTPRVALGQRLRGVASSAIDLSDGLLGDVGHVLRASGAGVRIQAKDASEWIAENAYGISASSLFDQDFLLQCVLSGGDDYELAFTAPAAARAKVAEAALQANTAVRCIGQIESAPGLRVVDATGRELTLPFLSFDHFA; this comes from the coding sequence ATGGGTGAATTCGACCTCATAGCAAGACATTTCAAGCGCCCGGTGCGCCGCGCCGCGCTGGGCGTGGGTGACGACTGTGCGCTGCTGGCACCACGTCCTGGCATGCAACTGGCCGTTTCGTCGGACATGCTGGTCGAAGGGCGCCACTTCTTCGCCGGCGTAGACCCGGATGCGCTGGGCCACAAGGCGCTGGCCGTGAACCTCTCAGACTTGGCCGCGTGCGGCGCCGAACCACTGGCGTTCACGCTGGCCCTCGCCCTGCCCAGTGCCGACGACGCCTGGCTGGCCGCCTTCGCGCGCGGCCTGTACGGCCTGGCCGACGCCCACGGCTGCGAACTGGTGGGGGGCGATACGACGCGTGGGCCGCTCAATATCTGTATCACCGTCTTTGGTGAAGTGCCTACGGGCCAGGCCCTGCTGCGCAGCGGTGCACAGGCAGGCGACGATCTTTACGTGAGCGGCACGCTGGGCGATGCGCGGCTGGCGCTTGAGGCCCTTCAGGGCCGGGTGGCCCTGCCTCCGGCTCTGCTGGCAGCCGCGCGCCAGCGGCTGGAACGCCCCACGCCGCGCGTCGCCCTGGGCCAGCGGCTGCGCGGTGTTGCAAGCAGCGCCATCGACCTGAGCGATGGCCTGCTGGGCGATGTGGGCCATGTACTGCGCGCCTCCGGTGCAGGCGTGCGCATTCAGGCGAAAGATGCTAGTGAATGGATAGCTGAAAATGCTTATGGGATAAGCGCTAGCAGCCTATTTGACCAAGATTTTTTGCTTCAATGCGTGCTGTCGGGCGGTGACGACTATGAGCTCGCTTTTACGGCGCCCGCCGCTGCGCGCGCAAAGGTGGCTGAGGCGGCGCTGCAGGCCAACACGGCCGTGCGGTGCATCGGCCAGATCGAATCGGCGCCCGGCCTGCGCGTGGTGGACGCAACAGGCCGCGAACTGACGCTACCGTTTCTATCGTTTGACCACTTCGCCTGA
- a CDS encoding substrate-binding periplasmic protein, with translation MSRLAVCIWALCLGPVWCQAQTIQAVTETTPYTYVEGTKVAGTATEVVELTLQRAGLTDYTLRLYPWARAYDMALKEPGVLIFLIARTAAREDQFRWVGEIMKIQYHLYRLKSRPLDIDTLESAKAYTIGVMRDDVRQQYLRSKGFKRLVVSAQSLDVFKKLLSGQVDLVPLTTDDAASLCQQTQFDCKGLERVLTLDEASTGLYMAYNLQTPPDLVLRTQQAFDKLKAEGQVQRIMAGTPSAQAKNPASGEVVKR, from the coding sequence ATGAGTCGCTTGGCAGTGTGCATTTGGGCTCTCTGTCTGGGCCCGGTCTGGTGCCAGGCGCAAACCATCCAGGCCGTGACGGAAACCACTCCCTATACCTATGTGGAAGGTACCAAGGTGGCTGGGACCGCCACCGAAGTCGTGGAGCTGACGCTGCAGCGCGCCGGGCTGACCGACTACACGCTGCGCCTGTACCCCTGGGCACGAGCTTATGACATGGCGCTCAAGGAGCCGGGCGTGCTCATCTTCCTGATCGCCCGCACGGCGGCGCGCGAAGACCAGTTTCGCTGGGTTGGGGAGATCATGAAGATCCAGTACCACCTGTACCGGCTCAAATCGAGGCCGCTTGACATCGACACCCTGGAATCGGCCAAGGCATACACCATTGGTGTCATGCGCGACGACGTGCGCCAGCAGTATCTGCGCTCCAAGGGCTTCAAGCGGCTAGTGGTTTCGGCCCAGTCGCTGGATGTTTTCAAGAAACTGTTGAGCGGTCAGGTGGATCTGGTGCCCCTGACTACCGACGACGCGGCGTCGCTGTGCCAGCAGACCCAGTTTGACTGCAAGGGTCTGGAGCGCGTGCTCACTTTGGACGAAGCCTCCACCGGCCTGTACATGGCTTACAACCTGCAGACACCGCCGGACCTGGTGCTTCGCACCCAGCAGGCGTTTGACAAGCTCAAAGCCGAAGGGCAGGTGCAGCGCATCATGGCGGGTACGCCCTCGGCACAGGCAAAAAACCCGGCTTCAGGCGAAGTGGTCAAACGATAG
- a CDS encoding diguanylate cyclase has product MAMIPPPESAAPLALVRQRSLGWRLVWATLVFCALFIMVSVLALTWSAWNEGLTRMDAELAQIEQIYGDTLSKAIWELDREGLQTHVRSAKGIPSVGKIILTVTLANQPAEIFESARTGWTGPGWAPVRKLQLTYAPFPGAREEIGELVLFGDEKVLWQRLRSQLATIVVAQLLQSLMLAGLIMLMFNRMVTVHVRRIASHLEGVRPGNLGTHLSLERSSQSQDELTQLVSGVNQLQGSLASHLERQQRYEQELAQHRDRLAQLVQERTAELQAANERLQSLARTDPLTGLPNRRHFDEAKATEMRRARRHGHSLSLLICDIDSFKDYNDHYGHAMGDTCLRAVAQALRNQLGRAGDMVARIGGEEFGVLLPATSGPAALMLAERLREAVAACAIEHLHSTCAQVVTISIGLAVRESGATEEFGALFQRADQALYRAKAAGRNQVVGPENRDWPAKKGEAA; this is encoded by the coding sequence ATGGCAATGATCCCGCCGCCCGAGTCGGCTGCGCCTCTGGCACTGGTGCGCCAACGCTCGCTGGGCTGGCGACTGGTGTGGGCCACGCTGGTGTTTTGCGCCTTGTTCATCATGGTGTCGGTCTTGGCCTTGACCTGGTCTGCGTGGAATGAAGGTTTGACCCGGATGGATGCGGAACTGGCGCAGATCGAGCAGATATATGGCGATACCCTGTCCAAGGCGATCTGGGAGCTTGACCGAGAGGGGCTGCAGACGCATGTGCGAAGCGCCAAGGGGATTCCATCGGTGGGAAAAATCATCTTGACCGTCACACTGGCCAACCAGCCTGCGGAGATATTCGAGAGTGCACGCACAGGCTGGACCGGGCCCGGCTGGGCGCCGGTGCGCAAGCTGCAGCTGACCTATGCACCGTTTCCCGGTGCACGCGAAGAAATTGGTGAACTGGTCCTCTTCGGCGATGAGAAGGTGCTGTGGCAGCGTCTGCGCAGCCAGCTGGCCACCATCGTCGTGGCGCAGTTGCTGCAGTCGCTGATGCTGGCGGGCTTGATCATGCTGATGTTCAATCGCATGGTCACCGTGCATGTGCGGCGCATTGCGTCGCACTTGGAGGGTGTGCGCCCCGGCAATCTGGGAACGCATCTGAGCCTGGAGCGCAGCAGCCAGAGTCAGGACGAATTGACCCAGCTGGTCTCCGGTGTCAACCAGCTTCAGGGCAGCCTGGCAAGCCACCTTGAGCGCCAGCAGCGCTACGAGCAAGAGCTGGCACAGCACCGCGATCGACTGGCACAACTGGTGCAAGAGCGCACAGCAGAACTTCAAGCGGCCAACGAGCGCCTGCAGAGCCTGGCACGCACCGACCCCTTGACCGGTCTGCCCAACCGACGCCATTTCGATGAAGCCAAAGCCACCGAGATGCGGCGCGCCCGGCGCCATGGGCACAGCCTGTCGCTGTTGATCTGCGATATCGACAGCTTCAAGGACTACAACGACCACTACGGGCATGCCATGGGCGATACCTGCCTGCGCGCGGTGGCGCAGGCGCTGCGAAATCAGTTGGGACGTGCTGGCGATATGGTGGCACGGATCGGTGGCGAAGAATTTGGTGTGCTGCTGCCCGCTACCAGCGGGCCGGCAGCCCTGATGCTGGCGGAGCGCCTGCGCGAAGCTGTTGCTGCTTGCGCCATCGAGCACCTGCATTCCACCTGCGCGCAGGTCGTGACCATCAGCATCGGGCTGGCGGTGCGGGAGTCTGGCGCAACCGAGGAGTTTGGTGCGCTGTTTCAGCGCGCCGATCAGGCCCTGTACCGAGCCAAGGCAGCGGGGCGCAACCAGGTGGTGGGTCCGGAGAATCGGGACTGGCCCGCAAAAAAAGGAGAAGCAGCATGA
- a CDS encoding substrate-binding periplasmic protein, protein MTEHQHWATGVRRRELTVLVALLGSGWRLADAAEGPVRILTEEFPPYNYTDGGKVTGLGTEVVEAVLQELGLQGQFQSMPWARAYETASNVPGVLIYSMVRTPEREKLFKWVGVIAPSDYYLFSLADKALSIPSLEKAQGLQIGTVNQSVGEQFLLSKGFVKGKNLQASAKNELNFEKLQLGRIDLWIMNQLTAYYLVRQAGQNPEKTLHKALAIPELSSQNYYLAFGAQTPDATVERFRKALETLKRNGSLDRLQRKWQ, encoded by the coding sequence ATGACAGAACATCAGCACTGGGCGACAGGCGTTCGCAGGCGGGAACTGACAGTCCTGGTGGCCTTGCTGGGAAGTGGCTGGCGCCTCGCAGATGCAGCCGAGGGGCCGGTGCGCATCCTTACGGAAGAATTTCCACCCTACAACTACACCGACGGCGGCAAGGTCACCGGCCTGGGCACCGAGGTGGTCGAGGCGGTGCTCCAGGAGCTGGGCCTGCAAGGGCAATTCCAGTCCATGCCCTGGGCGCGCGCCTATGAGACGGCCAGCAATGTTCCGGGCGTGCTGATCTATTCCATGGTGCGCACACCGGAGCGCGAGAAGCTCTTCAAATGGGTGGGTGTGATCGCCCCTTCGGATTACTACCTGTTTTCTCTGGCGGACAAAGCCCTGTCGATCCCTTCGCTCGAGAAAGCCCAAGGCTTGCAGATCGGCACGGTGAACCAGAGCGTGGGAGAACAGTTCTTGCTCTCCAAGGGCTTTGTCAAAGGCAAGAACCTGCAGGCAAGCGCCAAGAACGAACTCAATTTCGAAAAGCTGCAACTCGGCCGCATTGATTTGTGGATCATGAATCAGCTCACAGCCTACTATTTGGTGCGGCAAGCGGGCCAGAACCCAGAGAAGACCTTGCACAAGGCGCTGGCCATTCCCGAACTCAGTTCCCAAAACTACTACCTGGCGTTTGGGGCCCAGACGCCCGATGCCACCGTGGAGCGTTTCCGCAAGGCGCTGGAGACGCTCAAGCGCAATGGCAGCCTTGACCGGCTGCAGCGCAAATGGCAATGA
- a CDS encoding LysR family transcriptional regulator — protein sequence MNKAFNYRHLYYFWMVAKEGSMSNAAARLDMAVQTVSTQVRELERDLGCQLLRPAGRGLALTDAGVVALRQAESIFQLGEALPELVRAAAQSPSVRLVVGIADGLPKLEVQRLLQPVLGVPGLRLVCLEGEMPDLLAELALHKLDVVLSDHPAPFHPRLKVHNHPLGTSAMGWYAAPQWWAQAVDGFPVSLQTVPVLLPTTHSIVRHLIDHWLAQKGLRPRVAGEFEDNALLEAFGGTGLGVFPGAVAAQAELLQRCQVRLVGACDGVQENYYAISTERKLAHPLVLQLVQRSAGADLVQ from the coding sequence ATGAACAAGGCCTTCAACTACCGCCACCTCTACTATTTCTGGATGGTGGCGAAGGAGGGCAGCATGTCCAACGCGGCTGCGCGGCTGGATATGGCGGTACAGACCGTGAGCACCCAGGTGCGCGAGCTTGAACGCGACCTGGGTTGCCAGCTGCTGCGCCCGGCGGGCCGGGGGCTGGCGCTGACAGACGCCGGCGTGGTGGCCTTGCGGCAGGCGGAATCGATCTTCCAGCTTGGCGAAGCCTTGCCCGAGCTGGTGCGCGCGGCAGCCCAAAGCCCGTCGGTGCGGCTGGTGGTGGGTATTGCCGATGGTCTGCCCAAACTGGAGGTGCAGCGGCTGCTGCAACCGGTTCTTGGCGTCCCCGGCCTGCGTCTGGTGTGCCTGGAGGGTGAAATGCCCGACCTGTTGGCCGAATTGGCACTGCACAAGCTCGACGTGGTGCTGTCCGACCATCCGGCGCCCTTCCATCCGCGCCTCAAGGTGCACAACCATCCGCTGGGCACCTCGGCCATGGGCTGGTATGCCGCGCCGCAGTGGTGGGCGCAGGCGGTCGATGGCTTTCCTGTCTCGTTGCAGACTGTCCCCGTGTTGTTGCCGACCACGCACTCCATCGTTCGCCATCTCATTGACCATTGGCTGGCCCAGAAGGGGCTGCGCCCGCGGGTTGCCGGAGAGTTCGAGGACAACGCGCTATTGGAGGCCTTCGGCGGCACGGGCCTGGGCGTGTTTCCTGGCGCGGTGGCAGCGCAGGCCGAACTGCTGCAGCGTTGCCAGGTGCGCTTGGTGGGTGCCTGCGACGGGGTGCAGGAGAATTACTACGCCATCAGTACCGAGCGCAAGCTGGCGCACCCGCTGGTTCTGCAGTTGGTGCAGCGATCGGCTGGAGCGGACTTGGTGCAGTGA
- a CDS encoding Bax inhibitor-1/YccA family protein produces MNHLATHQGGTAPSGLGSTLATHRVLRNTYALLSLTLLFSAAVAAAAVALRLPAPGLILTLAGYFGLLFLVHKVQNSGWAVGAVFALTGFMGYTLGPVLSAHLALPGGGQTIALALGATGTTFLALSGWVLATRRDFSFMGGFLFAGMVIAILAGLAAMFFRIPALGLAVSAMVALLSAGLILFETSRIVSGGETNYVLATVGLFVSLFNLFTSLLSLFGFGSND; encoded by the coding sequence ATGAACCACCTCGCCACCCACCAAGGGGGTACAGCCCCCAGCGGCTTGGGCAGCACCCTGGCCACCCACCGGGTGCTGCGCAACACCTACGCCCTGCTGTCCCTGACTCTGTTGTTCAGTGCTGCAGTGGCGGCTGCCGCCGTGGCCCTGCGCCTGCCCGCACCGGGTCTCATCCTCACGCTGGCAGGCTATTTCGGTTTGCTGTTCCTGGTCCACAAGGTCCAGAACAGCGGCTGGGCCGTGGGTGCGGTGTTCGCGCTTACCGGCTTCATGGGCTACACGCTCGGCCCGGTGCTCTCGGCGCACTTGGCCTTGCCAGGTGGCGGGCAGACCATTGCCCTGGCTCTGGGCGCCACAGGCACCACCTTCCTGGCCCTGTCGGGTTGGGTGCTGGCAACGCGGCGCGATTTCAGCTTCATGGGCGGCTTTCTGTTCGCCGGCATGGTGATTGCCATTTTGGCGGGGCTCGCGGCCATGTTCTTCCGGATCCCGGCGCTGGGGCTGGCCGTATCCGCCATGGTGGCGCTGCTGTCGGCCGGATTGATTCTGTTCGAGACCAGCCGCATCGTGAGCGGCGGCGAAACCAACTACGTGCTGGCCACCGTGGGCCTGTTCGTCTCGCTATTCAACCTCTTCACCAGCCTGCTGAGCCTGTTTGGCTTCGGCAGCAACGATTGA
- a CDS encoding ABC transporter substrate-binding protein — MNSTSRTSALVIALTIAALASPTLAHAKRLGGGKSRSIAPASIGKAPSAPAAPKAPSAPTAPTAPTAAAAPAATAPAARGPGMMGTMGAAAVGAVAGTMAGNALAGSNPTEKDAKAAKAAEAQAAEKEAQELQRKADEAKAKAAAARAASL; from the coding sequence ATGAACAGTACTTCCCGCACCAGCGCCCTGGTCATCGCCCTGACCATCGCCGCCCTGGCCTCCCCCACGCTGGCCCATGCCAAGCGCCTGGGCGGCGGCAAATCGCGCTCCATTGCGCCGGCGAGCATCGGCAAGGCTCCGTCAGCCCCTGCGGCTCCCAAGGCCCCGAGCGCACCGACTGCCCCGACTGCCCCGACAGCGGCTGCGGCGCCAGCCGCCACCGCGCCCGCAGCGCGCGGCCCCGGCATGATGGGCACCATGGGCGCAGCCGCAGTGGGCGCCGTGGCCGGCACCATGGCCGGCAATGCCTTGGCAGGGTCCAATCCTACTGAGAAGGACGCTAAGGCCGCCAAAGCCGCCGAAGCCCAGGCGGCTGAAAAGGAAGCCCAGGAACTGCAGCGCAAGGCCGACGAAGCCAAGGCCAAGGCTGCTGCAGCCCGCGCGGCCAGCCTGTAA
- a CDS encoding NAD-dependent epimerase/dehydratase family protein produces MQPSSASTVLILGARGRLGLAATRAFAQAGWQVRAQVRPGATGPAMAGVQWMPAQVEDTPALAALSHGAQVVVHAMNPAYTHRAWRRHAPVLMDAAIDVSRALGATLVLPGNVYNYGRSMPPVLREDTAQTAQDFKGRMRIQLEQRLQTATQEGGIRAIVLRAGDFFGSGGGSWLDLVIAKNLTQGRIRWPGPLGVSHPWAYLPDLARALVRAAEERHRLAAFDTLHFAGQQVTAQQWIQVLATVAVEQGWVAEAPSLRVDPLPWPLLRLAGLVMPTFAALADMRYLWSTPHRLDNTRLCALIGEEPHTPFEQAVRSALHDLGLLAPAHFHAATA; encoded by the coding sequence GTGCAACCCTCGTCTGCCTCCACTGTTCTCATTCTGGGTGCCCGCGGGCGCCTGGGCCTGGCGGCCACACGGGCCTTTGCCCAAGCGGGCTGGCAGGTGCGTGCCCAGGTGCGCCCCGGCGCCACCGGCCCCGCCATGGCGGGTGTGCAGTGGATGCCTGCCCAGGTTGAGGATACGCCGGCCCTGGCCGCTCTCTCGCACGGCGCGCAGGTGGTGGTGCACGCCATGAACCCGGCCTACACGCACAGGGCCTGGCGCAGGCATGCCCCGGTACTCATGGACGCCGCCATCGACGTCAGCCGCGCTCTGGGTGCTACCTTGGTGCTGCCCGGCAATGTGTACAACTACGGCCGCTCCATGCCCCCGGTATTGCGCGAAGACACCGCGCAAACTGCGCAGGATTTCAAAGGCCGCATGCGCATCCAACTTGAGCAGCGCCTGCAAACTGCGACGCAGGAGGGTGGGATACGCGCGATCGTGCTGCGCGCGGGCGACTTCTTTGGAAGTGGTGGGGGCAGTTGGCTGGATCTCGTGATCGCCAAGAACCTGACCCAGGGCCGCATTCGCTGGCCCGGCCCCCTTGGCGTCAGCCACCCTTGGGCTTACCTGCCTGACCTCGCCCGCGCCTTGGTGCGGGCAGCCGAGGAGCGCCATCGGCTCGCGGCCTTCGACACCCTGCACTTTGCCGGCCAGCAGGTGACTGCCCAGCAGTGGATACAGGTACTCGCCACCGTCGCAGTCGAGCAGGGTTGGGTGGCAGAGGCGCCATCTTTGCGCGTGGACCCGCTGCCCTGGCCGCTGCTGCGCTTGGCGGGACTGGTGATGCCCACTTTCGCCGCCCTGGCCGACATGCGCTACCTGTGGAGCACGCCGCACCGCCTGGACAACACCCGTTTGTGCGCGCTGATCGGCGAAGAGCCGCACACGCCCTTCGAGCAAGCAGTGCGCAGCGCGCTCCACGACCTGGGCTTGCTTGCACCCGCCCATTTCCACGCTGCAACGGCATAA